Proteins found in one Desulfovibrio sp. genomic segment:
- a CDS encoding ATP-binding cassette domain-containing protein, giving the protein MSEIIVSIDDVSLFLPGDVSQNHVLHNINWQVRRGAHCALIGPNGSGKSTLLRLMRGELWPAHGRIQWHGPDGPEDSPLTGRAMTSLVSPAQQENYQRQAWDLTGRDLLLTGFEDTPLVYADSTSYRRQAVEAMAARLDAEGLLERTVPTFSQGQLRLLLLGRALLRAPTLLLLDECDEGLDERYRQIFFETLGEYASRCTVVMTAHRAANIPDWCAGRRYVRNGRLLTAPPGSEASEETPKAQQHDNASGVAEQVLNGGHAMLDLDNVTVFIDRQEVLHDISWCMHQGENWRITGANGSGKSTLLRLLAGDEFVAAGGRFDRWLPGQGGQVDTLEALRKGVRLVSDLSQALYGYSLNALDMVCTGFDNSIGVYRRFSDAERAEAANRMAQMFPDESPESLKQLGRQSIRHLSTGQLRRLFLARALVGGPDILLLDEPCSGLDAPSRAQYLHLLDQLALQGVQMVFVSHHDEDAPLCINREAHMEGGRLRVML; this is encoded by the coding sequence ATGTCCGAAATTATTGTATCCATAGATGACGTAAGTCTTTTTTTGCCCGGTGACGTCAGCCAGAACCATGTGCTGCACAACATCAACTGGCAGGTGCGGCGCGGCGCGCACTGCGCGCTCATAGGCCCCAACGGCTCGGGAAAATCCACCCTGCTGCGGCTCATGCGCGGCGAGCTGTGGCCAGCCCATGGGCGCATCCAGTGGCACGGGCCTGACGGGCCGGAGGACTCCCCGCTGACGGGCCGGGCCATGACAAGCCTTGTTTCGCCTGCGCAGCAGGAAAACTATCAGCGCCAGGCCTGGGATCTCACGGGCCGCGACCTGCTGCTCACCGGCTTTGAGGATACCCCCCTGGTCTATGCCGACAGCACGTCCTACAGGCGGCAGGCTGTGGAAGCCATGGCCGCTCGGCTTGACGCCGAGGGCCTGCTTGAGCGCACTGTGCCCACATTTTCGCAGGGGCAGCTGCGTTTGCTGCTGCTTGGCCGCGCCCTTCTGCGCGCGCCTACCCTGCTGCTGCTTGACGAGTGCGATGAAGGCCTTGATGAGCGCTATCGCCAGATTTTCTTTGAGACTTTGGGGGAATACGCCAGCCGCTGCACGGTTGTGATGACAGCGCACCGCGCCGCCAATATTCCCGACTGGTGCGCAGGACGCCGTTATGTACGTAATGGCCGCCTGCTCACAGCGCCGCCTGGGTCTGAGGCCAGCGAAGAAACGCCGAAAGCGCAGCAGCACGACAATGCCTCCGGCGTTGCAGAACAGGTGCTTAACGGCGGGCACGCCATGCTTGATCTGGATAACGTCACCGTATTCATTGATCGGCAGGAAGTGCTGCACGACATCAGCTGGTGCATGCATCAGGGCGAAAACTGGCGCATCACCGGGGCCAACGGCTCGGGCAAATCCACCTTGCTGCGTTTGCTGGCAGGTGATGAATTTGTTGCAGCCGGCGGCAGATTCGACCGCTGGCTGCCTGGGCAGGGCGGGCAGGTAGACACCCTTGAAGCCCTGCGCAAGGGTGTGCGCCTTGTGTCAGATCTTTCGCAGGCTCTATACGGCTATTCCCTCAATGCGCTTGATATGGTCTGCACAGGCTTTGACAACAGCATTGGCGTATACCGCCGCTTTTCTGATGCCGAACGTGCCGAGGCCGCAAACCGCATGGCCCAGATGTTCCCCGATGAAAGCCCCGAGAGCCTCAAACAGCTTGGACGGCAATCCATCCGCCATCTGTCCACGGGTCAGTTGCGCCGCCTGTTCCTGGCGCGCGCCCTGGTGGGCGGGCCGGATATCCTGCTGCTGGACGAACCCTGCTCCGGCCTGGATGCGCCAAGCCGCGCCCAGTACCTGCATCTGCTGGATCAGCTCGCCCTGCAGGGCGTCCAGATGGTTTTTGTGTCTCACCATGATGAAGACGCCCCCCTGTGCATCAACAGGGAGGCGCATATGGAAGGCGGACGCCTGCGTGTGATGCTGTAG
- the cobM gene encoding precorrin-4 C(11)-methyltransferase yields the protein MDSSQHTGATPGIVTFVGAGPGDPDLMTIKGRKAIEQAALVLYAGSLVPREVVACAAPNAMVVDSAPLNLEQCHTLVRATALAGRSVARVHTGDPSLYGALREQAALLDADGIPWRVVPGVTAACAAAAAAGITFTVPEVTQSLIISRLEGRTPVPAREHLHLLAQHGASMAVYLSAASAQALQDELLRSLPPETHIFCAHMVSWPEEQLHWTTLGELAQCITSHNLTRQTVFLVLPAESCEGAPSRLYAADFSHGYRAAKS from the coding sequence ATGGACAGCTCACAGCACACCGGGGCCACGCCCGGCATCGTTACATTTGTGGGCGCAGGGCCAGGCGACCCGGACCTCATGACCATCAAGGGGCGCAAAGCCATTGAACAGGCCGCCCTCGTGCTCTATGCAGGTTCGCTGGTGCCGCGCGAGGTGGTGGCCTGTGCCGCGCCCAACGCCATGGTTGTGGATTCCGCCCCGCTGAATCTTGAGCAGTGCCATACGCTGGTGCGGGCAACCGCACTGGCGGGCCGCTCCGTGGCCCGTGTGCATACGGGCGACCCATCCCTGTACGGTGCGTTGCGCGAGCAGGCCGCCCTGCTGGATGCGGATGGCATCCCCTGGCGTGTGGTGCCGGGCGTTACCGCCGCCTGTGCGGCTGCGGCTGCGGCGGGCATTACCTTTACCGTGCCGGAAGTAACCCAGAGCCTCATTATCAGCCGCCTTGAAGGCCGCACTCCGGTACCGGCGCGTGAGCATCTGCACCTGCTGGCGCAGCATGGGGCCTCCATGGCCGTGTACCTCTCCGCAGCATCGGCTCAGGCTCTTCAGGACGAGCTCTTGCGCAGCCTGCCACCCGAAACACACATCTTTTGCGCCCACATGGTCAGTTGGCCCGAGGAACAACTGCACTGGACCACGCTGGGCGAACTGGCCCAGTGCATAACCAGCCACAACCTCACCCGTCAGACCGTTTTTCTTGTGCTGCCCGCAGAAAGCTGCGAGGGCGCGCCCTCACGCCTGTACGCCGCCGACTTTTCGCACGGTTATCGCGCAGCAAAAAGCTGA
- a CDS encoding histidinol-phosphatase: MILADLHTHTKYSHGGNTPAEMYAAAQANGLEYMGFTEHSPRPVGFDYTHEYREQLTRHLPDYVREVCALKAANPNGPCRVLFGMEMDWLEGQEDYTRTSCAAFDFDYLLGSVHFIGHWGFDDGAEPWKAFSQEECDKQYQAYFEAWERMILSGLFNIAAHPDLIKIFSVEQFHIWLAKPESMALVQRGLAALQRMGMSMEISSAGLRKACREIYPAPPIMLMAAHMGLPVSFASDAHGTDDVGYGFARLASYARAFGFAEYTIFNRGQRIVLPL; this comes from the coding sequence ATGATTCTCGCAGACCTGCACACGCACACCAAGTATTCGCACGGCGGCAACACTCCGGCAGAAATGTATGCTGCCGCCCAGGCCAACGGGCTTGAATACATGGGCTTTACCGAGCATTCGCCCCGGCCCGTGGGCTTTGATTACACACACGAATACCGCGAGCAACTGACCCGCCACCTGCCGGACTACGTGCGCGAGGTTTGCGCCCTCAAGGCCGCCAACCCCAATGGCCCCTGCCGCGTACTGTTCGGCATGGAAATGGACTGGCTTGAAGGGCAGGAGGACTACACCCGCACCTCCTGCGCAGCCTTTGATTTTGATTACCTGCTGGGGAGCGTGCATTTCATCGGCCACTGGGGCTTTGACGACGGCGCCGAGCCGTGGAAAGCCTTTTCGCAGGAAGAATGCGACAAGCAGTATCAGGCCTATTTTGAAGCCTGGGAGCGCATGATCCTTTCCGGCCTCTTCAACATTGCCGCGCACCCTGACCTCATCAAGATTTTCTCTGTGGAGCAGTTCCACATCTGGCTGGCAAAGCCGGAAAGCATGGCGCTGGTGCAGCGCGGCCTTGCGGCCCTGCAACGCATGGGCATGAGCATGGAGATATCTTCCGCGGGTCTGCGCAAGGCCTGTCGCGAAATTTATCCCGCACCGCCCATCATGCTCATGGCCGCGCATATGGGCCTGCCCGTGAGTTTCGCCTCTGATGCGCACGGGACGGATGACGTGGGCTACGGCTTTGCGCGGCTGGCCTCATACGCGCGCGCCTTTGGCTTTGCCGAGTATACCATTTTTAATCGGGGCCAGCGGATTGTGCTGCCCCTGTAA
- the cbiE gene encoding precorrin-6y C5,15-methyltransferase (decarboxylating) subunit CbiE — MKQQVSLPGFAVPTHTPDTQTRDDDTTNAVLAEALAAGPLETPGEHPDEHAAELPEFPADDDTAAAPNICAFAELAAPTSIDAAPATPTELPADSTATAAANTLAANTIQAAPEAESAPALTAPPAATPANPAIAGTSEQDDWPPMSEMLQSFFVFEPTTVAPEPITVMGLDCARPRGLAGLAEAQRQLAEQADVICAGRMLLEEFSSSSLESSSTLIGATTCAAGGHSTESQPAHDQTAGDQNVAPAAASTLKARLLPLTTPLEPLLTRLSQLRAAGERVLVLADGDPLLFGIGATLVRRMGPDAVRLLPAVSSLQQACARLSLPWHKVICLSLHGRDDLRPLNVACGKNAPLCILTDARMSPDVLARHLLDRGVDWFDAHIFERMGAADECVSHLSMADAAGREFGPACTMVLIPMAPARRPHLGLDADQLAVDRGLISKKPVRAAALALLRIEAGHVVWDLGSGSGAVALEASVLAHEGRVIAVERSAGRAMGIQENRRRFGAANVEVRLGQAPECLPGLPDPQRVFIGGGLSGDDGDDILGHVCLRLPVGGRVVVSCVLLDSFSLCRRFFEDMGWPVEILQISASEGKSLGGDVHLAAMNPVFLLAAQKPAPAPIQSGAQPEGR; from the coding sequence ATGAAACAACAGGTCTCATTGCCCGGCTTTGCCGTGCCAACCCATACGCCCGATACCCAGACTCGGGACGATGACACAACCAACGCCGTTCTGGCCGAGGCCCTTGCCGCTGGCCCGCTGGAGACTCCCGGCGAGCATCCAGATGAACATGCTGCCGAATTGCCGGAATTTCCCGCTGATGACGACACGGCGGCGGCCCCAAATATCTGCGCCTTTGCAGAACTCGCCGCTCCCACATCCATTGATGCCGCCCCTGCAACGCCCACGGAGTTGCCAGCCGATTCCACTGCAACAGCAGCTGCAAACACACTTGCCGCCAATACCATACAGGCCGCACCAGAGGCCGAGAGCGCGCCTGCCCTTACCGCCCCCCCCGCCGCTACGCCCGCCAACCCCGCCATCGCGGGCACATCCGAGCAGGACGACTGGCCGCCCATGTCGGAAATGTTGCAGTCATTTTTTGTTTTTGAGCCAACGACTGTCGCGCCGGAACCCATCACGGTCATGGGCCTCGACTGCGCACGCCCGCGAGGTCTGGCAGGTCTGGCCGAAGCCCAGCGTCAACTGGCGGAACAAGCCGACGTGATCTGCGCCGGACGCATGCTGCTGGAGGAATTTTCCAGCAGCAGTCTGGAATCCAGCAGCACCTTAATCGGGGCAACAACGTGTGCCGCAGGCGGACATTCCACAGAAAGCCAGCCCGCGCATGACCAGACAGCAGGCGATCAGAACGTTGCTCCAGCAGCAGCCTCTACCCTCAAGGCGCGGCTGCTGCCCCTGACCACGCCGCTGGAACCGCTGCTCACCAGGCTCAGCCAGCTGCGGGCCGCAGGGGAGCGCGTGCTTGTGCTGGCAGACGGCGACCCACTGCTCTTTGGCATCGGCGCGACCCTTGTGCGCCGCATGGGGCCGGATGCCGTGCGCCTGCTGCCCGCTGTTAGTTCTCTGCAGCAGGCTTGTGCGCGCCTGTCCCTGCCATGGCATAAGGTTATCTGCCTCTCTCTGCACGGACGCGACGATTTGCGCCCTCTCAACGTGGCCTGCGGCAAAAACGCGCCACTCTGCATCCTGACTGATGCGCGCATGTCGCCCGATGTGCTCGCCCGCCATCTGCTCGACCGTGGGGTGGACTGGTTTGATGCCCATATTTTTGAGCGCATGGGCGCTGCCGATGAATGCGTCAGCCACCTGAGCATGGCCGATGCCGCCGGGCGCGAATTTGGCCCGGCCTGCACAATGGTGCTGATACCCATGGCTCCGGCCCGCCGTCCGCACCTTGGGCTTGACGCCGACCAGCTTGCGGTTGACCGGGGCCTCATAAGCAAAAAACCTGTACGCGCCGCCGCTCTGGCGCTACTGCGCATTGAAGCAGGGCACGTGGTGTGGGATCTCGGTTCCGGCTCGGGCGCTGTGGCTCTTGAAGCTTCCGTCCTGGCGCACGAGGGCCGCGTGATCGCGGTGGAACGCTCCGCCGGGCGCGCCATGGGCATTCAGGAAAACCGCCGCCGCTTTGGCGCGGCCAATGTGGAAGTACGCCTCGGGCAAGCCCCAGAATGTCTGCCCGGCCTGCCGGATCCCCAACGCGTGTTTATCGGCGGCGGTCTTTCCGGCGATGACGGCGATGACATTTTGGGGCACGTATGCCTGCGCCTGCCCGTGGGGGGCCGCGTAGTGGTCAGTTGTGTGCTTCTGGACAGTTTCAGTCTGTGCCGCCGCTTTTTTGAAGACATGGGCTGGCCTGTGGAAATTCTGCAAATCAGCGCATCTGAGGGCAAAAGCCTTGGCGGCGATGTTCATTTGGCGGCCATGAACCCCGTGTTTCTGCTTGCCGCCCAAAAACCTGCGCCTGCTCCCATTCAGTCCGGCGCACAGCCCGAAGGCAGGTAG
- a CDS encoding DedA family protein, protein MELLSSFVSFILHIDVHLFELADQYGLWLYAILFVIVFCETGLVVTPFLPGDSLLFASGVVAGAGLLGYGEMMGVLLAAGILGDAVNYLIGRHVGPAIFSRENRLIKKSHLLKAHDFYERHGGKAIVLARFVPIVRTFAPFVAGIALMHPPTFFLFNITGCVLWVGGLVSAGYFLGNLEWARQNFSLIVYGIIIVSVLPVVIEVARSKFGKSKD, encoded by the coding sequence ATGGAACTACTGAGCAGCTTTGTCAGTTTTATTCTGCACATAGACGTGCATTTGTTTGAGCTTGCCGATCAATACGGGCTATGGCTTTACGCCATACTGTTTGTCATTGTTTTTTGCGAAACAGGCCTTGTAGTAACCCCTTTCCTGCCAGGTGATTCCCTGCTGTTTGCCTCCGGCGTGGTGGCTGGGGCCGGGCTTTTGGGCTATGGCGAAATGATGGGCGTACTGCTGGCGGCGGGCATACTGGGTGATGCGGTGAATTATTTGATAGGGCGGCATGTGGGGCCAGCCATTTTTTCGCGCGAGAACCGCCTTATCAAAAAATCTCACCTGCTCAAGGCGCACGATTTTTACGAGAGGCACGGCGGCAAAGCCATTGTGCTGGCTCGCTTTGTGCCCATTGTTCGCACCTTTGCGCCCTTTGTGGCGGGCATTGCCCTGATGCATCCGCCCACGTTTTTTCTGTTCAACATCACGGGCTGCGTGCTCTGGGTGGGCGGGCTGGTTTCCGCCGGGTACTTCCTGGGCAACCTGGAATGGGCGCGGCAGAACTTCAGCCTGATTGTTTACGGCATCATCATTGTTTCCGTGCTGCCCGTTGTTATTGAAGTGGCGCGCTCCAAGTTCGGGAAGAGCAAGGATTAG
- a CDS encoding sulfide/dihydroorotate dehydrogenase-like FAD/NAD-binding protein — translation MPTPILHKESLIPGKTSKLVLHAPQIAQKARPGHFVMLRMSEQGERIPLTIADTDRENGTITIVYLVMGKSTAMLEALGVGDAILDVCGPLGHPTHIEKRGTVVCVGGGTGIAAMHHIAKGHARIGNKVVGVIGARSKDLLLFENELKSFVDELLVSTDDGSYGHKGLVTELLRDRLEKDKDVFEVVAVGPVPMMAAVAETTRPFGVKTTVSLNPIMVDGIGMCGACRVTVGGKTKFACVDGPEFDGHEVDFPELRRRLAAYREQETISIEEYRRVSHGE, via the coding sequence ATGCCAACACCTATATTGCACAAGGAAAGCCTGATCCCGGGCAAAACCAGCAAACTGGTGCTCCACGCGCCGCAAATCGCGCAAAAAGCGCGCCCCGGCCACTTCGTCATGCTGCGCATGAGCGAACAGGGCGAGCGCATTCCGCTGACCATTGCAGATACTGACCGGGAAAACGGCACCATTACCATAGTGTATCTGGTTATGGGCAAGAGTACCGCCATGCTTGAAGCACTCGGCGTTGGAGATGCCATTCTTGACGTCTGCGGCCCCTTGGGCCACCCCACCCATATTGAAAAACGCGGCACGGTTGTATGCGTGGGCGGCGGCACCGGTATTGCCGCCATGCACCACATCGCCAAGGGCCATGCACGCATCGGCAACAAGGTCGTGGGCGTTATCGGCGCTCGCAGCAAAGACCTGCTGCTCTTTGAAAACGAGCTCAAATCCTTTGTGGATGAACTGCTTGTCTCCACGGACGATGGCAGCTACGGCCACAAGGGCCTTGTTACCGAACTTCTGCGCGACCGGCTTGAAAAAGACAAGGACGTGTTTGAAGTCGTGGCCGTCGGCCCCGTGCCCATGATGGCCGCCGTGGCTGAAACCACGCGCCCCTTTGGCGTCAAGACCACGGTCAGCCTCAACCCCATCATGGTTGACGGCATCGGCATGTGCGGCGCCTGCCGCGTCACCGTTGGCGGCAAAACCAAGTTCGCCTGTGTGGACGGCCCCGAATTTGACGGTCACGAAGTGGATTTTCCCGAACTGCGCCGCCGCCTGGCCGCCTACCGGGAGCAGGAAACCATTTCCATTGAAGAATACCGGAGAGTCAGCCATGGAGAATAG
- a CDS encoding dienelactone hydrolase family protein has product MRVLTTIAVLALLLFAPAVYAADTYMVGFRTIGQWSPETGLRLDVNVWYPSSRPPRDLNYAPWEISASRAGKAVDGRFPLLLLSHDTAGTRFSYHDTAAWLASLGFVVAAPNHPGDNMDNMDNLLTWQQLENRAHELSGSIDVLLHDPEVEPSIDASRIGAIGFGVGGAAALLLGGALPDCEGWANYCSRTAPNDMYCNTWARERMESLCKNLPLTRSLADTRIRAIAAVAPGFGMLFSRQSFHWFYPPLLIMAAPNDSLNNPALHARRIFELMDKKPRWLSLPQADTGALMAPCPESLAMELPELCRSVTEETRGAIHRRMTESLGDFFLHYLGNAQNLPQIPPPPDLTPQPQKAAPEPTTQPAPKSKKRRPG; this is encoded by the coding sequence ATGCGCGTACTCACCACCATAGCCGTCCTTGCCCTGCTTCTGTTCGCTCCTGCCGTCTATGCTGCCGACACCTATATGGTCGGCTTCAGAACGATTGGCCAGTGGTCGCCGGAAACAGGCCTGCGCCTGGATGTGAATGTGTGGTATCCATCATCCCGACCGCCGCGCGATCTTAACTATGCCCCGTGGGAGATTTCCGCCTCCCGCGCTGGCAAGGCGGTGGACGGGCGTTTTCCTCTGCTTCTGCTCTCGCATGACACTGCGGGAACGCGTTTTTCCTACCATGACACCGCCGCATGGCTGGCGTCGCTGGGTTTTGTGGTGGCTGCCCCCAATCACCCGGGCGACAACATGGACAACATGGACAACCTGCTGACCTGGCAACAGCTTGAGAACCGAGCGCATGAACTTTCCGGCAGCATTGACGTGCTCCTGCATGACCCGGAAGTGGAGCCCAGCATTGACGCCTCGCGCATAGGAGCGATCGGCTTTGGCGTTGGCGGCGCGGCGGCTCTATTGCTGGGCGGTGCGCTGCCCGACTGCGAGGGCTGGGCCAACTATTGCTCGCGCACAGCTCCAAACGATATGTATTGCAATACCTGGGCCCGCGAGCGCATGGAGTCGCTGTGCAAAAACCTGCCGCTCACGCGCAGCCTTGCCGACACGCGCATTCGCGCCATAGCGGCAGTGGCGCCCGGTTTTGGCATGCTGTTTTCGCGCCAGTCGTTCCACTGGTTCTACCCGCCCCTGCTGATTATGGCCGCGCCCAATGACAGCCTGAACAACCCCGCCCTGCATGCGCGACGCATATTTGAACTTATGGATAAAAAACCCCGCTGGCTGAGCCTGCCGCAGGCCGACACGGGCGCGCTCATGGCGCCCTGCCCGGAATCCCTGGCCATGGAACTGCCAGAACTGTGCCGCTCGGTCACGGAAGAAACACGCGGGGCAATCCACAGACGTATGACGGAATCCCTGGGCGATTTTTTTCTGCACTACCTTGGCAATGCCCAGAATCTGCCCCAGATTCCGCCGCCGCCAGACCTGACGCCACAGCCGCAAAAGGCAGCACCAGAGCCAACCACGCAGCCTGCGCCAAAATCCAAAAAACGCCGTCCCGGCTAG
- a CDS encoding aldehyde dehydrogenase family protein — translation MNKPDIQDSYSLFIDGQWKQASDGGTFETFCPANGERLATCAEATKEDVDAAVAAANKAWDSWKKIDPIERANMLLKIADIIDANKEHLAMVETLDNGKPIRETMNVDVPFAADHFRYFAGVVRADEGTAVMLDENTMSLVFREPIGVVGQIVPWNFPFLMAAWKLAPVLAAGCCTVFKPSNHTSLSVLELARLIADVLPKGVFNVITGRGSRSGQFMLEHPGFRKLAFTGSTEVGRQVGLAAAKRLIPSTLELGGKSANIYFPDCQWDLAMDGLQMGILFNQGQVCCAGSRVFVHEDIYDQFVAEAVERFNRVKVGLPWDPATQMGSQIYESHLKAIQLCIEQAKAEGATVLCGGERITDGELAKGCFMRPTLLGNVTNNMRVAQDEIFGPVAVIIKFRTEEEVVAMGNDSPYGLGGAVWTRDINRAMRISRAIETGRMWVNTYNSIPAGAPFGGHKESGIGRETHKVILEHYTQQKNILINLSEKPTGFYP, via the coding sequence ATGAACAAACCGGACATTCAGGATTCGTACTCCCTATTCATCGACGGCCAGTGGAAGCAGGCCTCTGACGGCGGCACGTTTGAAACGTTCTGCCCCGCCAATGGCGAACGCCTGGCAACCTGCGCCGAAGCCACCAAGGAAGATGTGGACGCCGCAGTGGCGGCTGCCAACAAGGCATGGGACAGCTGGAAAAAGATCGACCCCATTGAACGGGCCAATATGCTGCTGAAAATTGCAGACATTATTGATGCCAACAAAGAACACCTTGCCATGGTGGAAACCCTGGACAACGGCAAGCCTATCCGGGAAACCATGAATGTGGACGTTCCCTTTGCCGCCGACCACTTCCGCTACTTTGCCGGGGTGGTGCGCGCCGATGAAGGCACCGCGGTCATGCTGGACGAAAACACCATGTCGCTGGTGTTCCGCGAACCCATCGGCGTTGTGGGCCAGATTGTGCCGTGGAATTTTCCCTTCCTCATGGCAGCCTGGAAGCTGGCCCCCGTGCTTGCCGCCGGGTGCTGCACCGTGTTCAAGCCTTCCAACCACACATCGCTCTCCGTTCTGGAACTGGCGCGGCTCATTGCAGATGTGCTGCCCAAGGGGGTGTTCAACGTCATCACCGGGCGCGGCTCCCGCTCCGGCCAGTTCATGCTCGAGCACCCAGGCTTCCGCAAGCTTGCCTTCACCGGGTCAACAGAAGTTGGCCGTCAGGTGGGCCTTGCAGCGGCAAAGCGCCTCATCCCCTCCACCCTTGAGTTGGGCGGCAAATCGGCCAACATCTACTTTCCCGATTGTCAGTGGGATCTGGCCATGGACGGCCTGCAAATGGGCATTCTGTTCAATCAGGGGCAGGTGTGCTGCGCCGGGTCGCGCGTCTTTGTGCATGAGGATATTTACGACCAGTTTGTGGCAGAAGCAGTGGAACGCTTCAACCGCGTCAAAGTTGGCCTTCCGTGGGATCCTGCAACCCAGATGGGTTCGCAGATTTACGAATCGCATCTCAAGGCCATTCAGCTCTGCATTGAGCAGGCCAAAGCAGAAGGCGCCACCGTGCTTTGCGGCGGCGAGCGCATCACGGATGGCGAGCTTGCCAAGGGCTGCTTCATGCGCCCGACCTTGCTCGGCAACGTCACCAACAACATGCGTGTGGCTCAGGACGAAATCTTCGGCCCCGTTGCCGTCATCATCAAGTTCAGGACGGAAGAGGAGGTTGTGGCCATGGGCAACGACAGCCCCTACGGCCTGGGCGGCGCGGTCTGGACACGCGACATCAACAGGGCCATGCGCATAAGCCGCGCCATTGAAACAGGCCGCATGTGGGTGAACACCTACAACAGCATTCCGGCGGGTGCGCCTTTTGGCGGGCACAAGGAATCGGGCATCGGGCGTGAAACGCACAAGGTCATTCTTGAGCACTACACCCAGCAGAAAAACATCCTCATCAACCTCTCGGAAAAGCCTACAGGATTCTATCCCTAG
- the gltA gene encoding NADPH-dependent glutamate synthase translates to MENSKPKKTVAPRVDMPCQPAKVRRSNFEEVALGYTKEMAQTEASRCLQCKKPLCVSGCPVEVPIRDFIHQVAEGNMDAAYRIIKTTNSLPAVCGRVCPQEHQCEGKCVLKAKGQPVAIGRLERFVADTYIATTACEQVTGTNACALPLGAKKVACIGSGPSSLTCAGVCATAGIKVDVFEALHEPGGVLIYGIPAFRLPKTVVATEINGLRQAGVDFHLNSVGGRTIDIDDLRKEYDAIFIGVGAGLPVFLGVPGENLVGVFSANEYLTRVNLGRAYNFPSQDTPAYPGKHVTVFGAGNVAMDAARTALRMGAESVHVVYRRTRAEMPARLEELEHAEEEGVQFAMLSAPLRFNGDAEMRLQSVTLQRMELGEPDASGRRRPVPVEGSEYDLPTDLAIVALGTRSNPILLEATPELKLNKWGYIEADEATGETSIPNVFAGGDIVTGAATVILAMGAGRKAGQEIVKRIAG, encoded by the coding sequence ATGGAGAATAGCAAGCCCAAAAAGACCGTGGCTCCCCGTGTGGACATGCCCTGCCAGCCCGCAAAAGTGCGCCGCTCCAACTTTGAAGAAGTCGCCCTGGGCTACACCAAGGAAATGGCTCAGACCGAGGCCAGCCGATGCCTTCAGTGCAAAAAGCCCCTGTGCGTCTCGGGCTGCCCTGTTGAAGTGCCCATCCGCGACTTTATCCATCAGGTTGCCGAGGGCAACATGGATGCCGCCTACCGCATCATCAAGACCACCAACAGCCTCCCTGCCGTGTGCGGCCGCGTGTGCCCTCAGGAACACCAGTGCGAAGGCAAGTGCGTGCTCAAGGCCAAGGGTCAGCCCGTGGCCATTGGCCGTCTTGAACGCTTTGTGGCTGATACCTACATCGCCACCACCGCCTGTGAGCAGGTGACCGGCACCAACGCCTGCGCCCTGCCCCTGGGTGCAAAAAAAGTGGCCTGCATCGGCTCCGGCCCTTCATCCCTGACCTGTGCTGGCGTGTGCGCCACCGCAGGCATCAAGGTTGATGTGTTTGAAGCCCTGCACGAACCCGGCGGCGTGCTCATTTACGGTATCCCCGCCTTCCGCCTGCCCAAGACCGTGGTAGCCACGGAAATCAACGGCCTGCGTCAGGCCGGTGTGGACTTCCACCTCAATTCCGTGGGTGGCCGCACCATTGATATTGACGACCTGCGCAAGGAATACGACGCCATTTTCATCGGCGTTGGCGCTGGCCTGCCCGTCTTTCTGGGCGTTCCCGGCGAAAATCTGGTGGGTGTGTTCTCCGCCAACGAATACCTCACCCGCGTCAACCTTGGCCGCGCCTACAACTTCCCCTCGCAGGACACTCCGGCCTACCCCGGCAAGCATGTTACCGTGTTCGGAGCGGGCAACGTGGCCATGGACGCGGCGCGCACAGCCCTGCGCATGGGTGCGGAAAGCGTGCATGTGGTCTACCGCCGCACAAGGGCTGAAATGCCCGCCCGTCTGGAAGAGCTGGAACACGCGGAAGAAGAAGGCGTGCAGTTTGCCATGCTTTCCGCCCCGTTGCGTTTCAACGGCGATGCGGAAATGCGCCTTCAGTCCGTAACCCTGCAGCGTATGGAACTGGGCGAGCCCGATGCTTCTGGCCGCCGCAGGCCTGTGCCTGTGGAAGGCTCGGAATACGATCTGCCCACCGACCTTGCCATTGTGGCTCTGGGCACCCGTTCCAACCCCATCCTCCTCGAGGCTACCCCTGAGCTCAAACTGAACAAATGGGGCTACATCGAGGCCGATGAGGCCACTGGCGAAACCTCCATTCCCAACGTCTTTGCGGGCGGCGACATCGTCACCGGCGCGGCCACGGTCATTCTGGCCATGGGCGCAGGGCGCAAGGCCGGACAGGAAATAGTCAAAAGAATCGCAGGCTGA